TTCAAAACACTTGAGTGGTCTTTAAGAGTCTTGTATATGGTCGGAGTAAGAAGTGAGGAAATTTCTGGGCGCATTCTATGCTGCTGTGACAGACAAACAAATGGCATTCCATTCATTACAAGTCTTTCCATCATTGACACGTCTGTTTTATGGGATTTGGAGAGCTTGTAATTATTAATAGGCGGTCGCAGTTGTTGGTGATCGCCAATTAAAATCAGATGTTGCAGGCCCTCAGTGAGACACCCTATAATATGCTGTTCAAAGACTTGGGCCGCCTCTTCTACTACTACAATCCTTGGTTGGACCTGACGAAGGAGGTCAATATTTTGTGCAGCTCCTGTTGTTGTCATGCCAACAAGAGAACACGTTGAAACTATTTCTGTATTTTCCATCTGTTTTTCtatcatgtatttattattctcTACTTCAAAGTCGTGCATTAGTTCTTTTTTCCTTTGTTCAATTTTGATCCGAAGCTTTTGTATCCACGCCTTGTAGAGTCGCCATCTTTCATCTACTTCAAAAGTCCATACATCCTGTTTTCTTTCTTCCTCATCTATACTCATTGAAGTGTCTAAACGCAGACGCAGtgatacatgttttaaaatttttccccTTTCTTGCCGGGTATAAGATCTCCAAAACGGAAACATGTTTCTTTCGTCTTTAGGAAGAATGAGTTCTTCAGAAATAATAAGTTTCGAAAGTACCTTTGAAAGACAATCCTTTTCGTTGAATACGAAATCATCTGCATCATCAACTATTCTGGTCAGTAATCGAGTTCTCAATATATCTTCATCATCCTCATCAAACCCCAATAGATTGGTATTTGAATTGTCATCAACATATGTTCCCCTCGACAATCCTTGAAAATGTCTGTCACAAGCATCTATTTCCAACCATTTTAATACAGTAGCAACATCGTTTTTTGCTGTGGGTTGATTGCATACACTTTTAATAGATTCAAAAGATTGTTTATGATTTTCAATCATGCAACCTTGTTCGAACAAGAAAGAGGGAGACACAATGctcgttttaattttattcaaccACAgctcaatttcaaataaatcttgTTTAAGTTTCATGGCCTTTTTCAAGTAAATCTTTGAGTTACACGGCTTCATTCGTTTTCTATGTTCCGTCAATGTGCATTGCTGAATCCTTTCAACGTTACTTCTCGATCCAACACGAACAAATGGAATTTCTCCAGCTGAAAACAGACCAAGAAGACTGTCGACATCAAACAGAGCATCGAAAATCTGATCGAGTGCATGATTAGTGTAACTCAGGAGAAGGATTGGCCTTTTCTCAGAATCAACAAACCCACAATTGTTGTTAAGCAAAAACTGCACGACTCGCAAGCCCATCCATGTTTTTCCTGTTCCAGGGGGTCCCTGCAGGATACCTAGTTTTCTAGTAAGGCAGAGCTGAAGCGCAGCGTATTGTTGTTCATCCATACCCAACTCTCTTGGTGATGGCCATTCTGTAACATCCATTAATGACACACTATTATAGCTCTTTCCGGCAATGTCGTTCTGGAgtaaacaattgaaatttacatacaaGTCTTCAccattttttcttttgcagtACGCAGGTTCCATAATATTAATCTTCAGCTCCACTATATGTTCTGAAAAAGGAATTCTTGCATACTCGGGATTTATATACATCTTCCTTGCTATTGACTTCATTGATTCAAGTGTGTGTCGATATGCAGTGTAAAAAGCTTTGCTCTCTAGCATGACTATATTCTTATTTGCTTTCTCCATCATTTTTTCAACTGACTGGAAATCGTCTTCAACTAGACTAAGAGAAATCATtcctttatttaatttttttatgtttctttcGGCAATAAGAGCATATAATAAGACGTTGCATTCACCATACGTTAAACAAACAATGTTTCCGTACTGCAAAAAATTACAGATATCCCATTGCACTCTCTTCAATCCTTTTGTTTCAAACTGTACTTCAATCACAACACCAGCATTGGGAACGCATTTCCTCTCTAAAATATGCACACCTTCGTAAGCTCTAATATTTTCATCTCTAAATCTTCTATTTGAGATGCGATCATCACTCGTTACGAAATTTATATAGTTTTGTATCCCTTCACGTAATGGACCAATAAAATCTTCTAGAAAAAGGTAAAATTGCTCTACAAGATAGTGTGTCTGTGATCTTGATGCTCTTTCTAACTGTCTTGGTTCAAAAATTGGCAGAATTTTATCTCGAATCATTTCACTTGTcggtaatattttaaaattcaccaAATTATACAGCTTCTCTCTCAGAGAGTCAGAGAAAGTTGTTTTACCTTTTTTGCCCGACTCTAACATTCCTTTGATTTCTTTTAGAGATATCgatgatattgattttttcgAAAGCATTGCGTTCTTTTCCAGTTTTTCAGTCAGGGAAATTAGCAAACTCAAGAATGTTCGGACCTTTCTTGCCTCTGTTGTGGTTTCCAATGACAGCGCGATCAATACCTCTGatgaatttctcagaaatattatATCAGGGCCGCTTAATTCACGACATAATAATTCTGTAATATATGCCATTAGttcctttttattaaaaacatcattttctaGTAATTTTTCGCACAACTCAGTGTTGCACTCCTGCAAAAgatgacttaaaattttcattaaacacCATAGATTTTCTTTGCTGAAACTCTCAGCTGACCCAAGTAAAGACTTGAAATCTTCGTATTCTCCATCTTGaaaatctttgatattttttattctttcaaaGCGCTTTAATAAGTTATCTCTACTTTCTAGAAATCCATAGTTTCGAAAATCGTTAACGCGATACGTAAGAGTGTTACAGTTTTTCTTGGCATTCGTGCAGATTCTTTCTCTGCGTTTTGGTCCCTGGTCTTTTTTACTTGCTTTGTAATCATCGTTTTCATCCATATGCAATCTCCTTTTACCTTTAAATTGTTCTGAACTTTTTCGATTTGAGTTCGATGATTCACCATCATGAAGCTGTTTGTTGTATTGTAACCCATTTCTTGTTGAATTTCTCTGCCTTCCCGGATAACGATCAGAGGATGAGAGGTCTGATGGATTATAACCACTGGTTGTTCTCGTCCTACCGATTTGGTGGTTTTCATAGGTAGCTGACTTTGACATGGTTTCATTGTCGTAAGTAGTTGCTCTTGGTGAGCCAGGTGTCTCCCGAGAATAAATTTGAATACGGTTATTGGACCAAACATTGTTTGTTGGTTTCGTAGGTATATCACGCCTTTGTGTATTTGTGTTTCCAGTCCATTCTTCTGGCCTCCTTCTTTTTGCAGAGTGTATATCATATTCATGATTCCGTGTCCGTTTATTTGTTGTGTTTCCCCACATACTCGTTTTCTATGGTTTGTAAACCAAGTGATGGAACGTCATGTTAAAGAAAgatctaaaataattaaaatgcaaTAACATGTATGAATTGTTTGGCTAAACAAAGACTCTTAAAGTCAATCTTAACAACTTATTTAAACATCTTAGAGTATAAATGAATTGATTTTTCGCCTTATTCCATGTAAtctgtttaaaaattgtaatcatTATAACCATTATTTTCTAAACTTTGTAGTTTTTATCGTTCCTGATATTGGTCCAGTAGATCCTGGGAAGacaaatatatgataaaactagagcaaagctcgttgcaaagcaacgagtgggtcttccgttaatgtcggaagtaaagctggaagttcctgtaagaagcagagctcttaaaccaataacaagagtaacgataataaaaagatgaaaaaaaatcgaattattcctggtacgacttaacaaaatccgaatgattttaagtacgaattaacaaaaacctttctgatttcaagaacgacttaacaaaaaaatccgaatgtgttgaagtacgacttaacaattatttttggtacgagttaattttactttgaacataacgctattttcttaaccaagaacgtggaatcaaaatttccggaaaactcaatttttaaatcacaatattattgtaatgcatcgtccgattttaaaacggatttcggTTTAAAATTAAGCATAAAAAAAGCTTCTTCGTTGCTTTAtgaataatatcaaattattggtgagaaaaaagtttttataaaaagacttaatagcccttatggcccctaatttgaggggtcagcccctttttcttgatatcaaataaaaggtctcgctaatttaaacatattttgttctacaagtgttcacaaattgtaaaacgttatcgagatatctaaacaaatgtgttttaggggctgacctTTTAACCCCTTATCGGGGCTACTAACAACATTATTTTTGGTATCATTTTGTTTAgaacaatattttgaacaacttttgttctacattgcttttcaaaatatttctcctttttcagatattaatgatcaaagttttcaacttctggccccttgaaacccctaattacataacatatgacttaagtatgatactgtatagataaacagctgtacaatgagtatttttgcttctataattaataacaaaatatttttcagtaaagagttattataaaaagactttagagcccccttggtccctaatatgaggggccagcccctttttcttgatatcaaattaaaggtcttgcaaatataaacattttttgttcaacaagtgcttAGGAATTGTTAACCGTTCTCAAGATATctgtataaatgtgttttaggggccgacccttaaactccttaccggggccaccaacaacaaaattttagttttcgtattgttgagaacattatttcaaacaacttttgttctacagtgctattcaaaatatttctcctttttctgatattaatgatcaaagttttcaaattctggccccttgaaacccctaattacgtaacatatgactaagGTATTGTACtgaatagataaacagctgtacagtaaacatttttgcttctataattaatcacaaaatattgttcagtaaagagttattgtaagaagactttagagccatcTTGGCCCCCAATTtgagaggccagcccctttttcttgatatcaaattaaaggtcttgcaaaattaaacaacttttccattacatgtgtttacaaaatatttatacatcaaaagatattacagaaaatgtgcgaaaatttcgtgaaaaaatttggtgctatttttcaggttcaggcgagcttcgaggccttgagcaattttcataattggaagcatgggggtacatctacatacattcatcaacaagccctgaaaatttcaagcttctatcttgattagttttggaggagatgcgtggacaaaatgacccttaaaaatttacaaaatcgtcaatatctgaaaccggaagtgacgtcatcatttgaaaatttgtaatATTAATATGTAGCACCGATCATGCTTTATCAGTTCTGAAAATTTTGTGCATATCGGttgtatagtttttgagaaatagcgctccaaaaaagtcagaaaaagaaaaaaaagactagagcaaagctcgttgcaaagcaacgagtgggtcttccgttagtgtcgagagtaaagctagaagttcctgtaagaaggaGAGTTCTAAAACCAATTACAAggggaaattaaaaaaaatatgttaaaaataacGAATAATTCTTAGTACGACTTAACTATATCTAagtgatttcaagaacgaattaacaaaaacctttacaaTTTCTAGAACAACTTAATAATAAAAGTCCCCAATGTGTTTAAGAacgaattaacaatttccgaattattttaggtacgagttaatttaactttgaatataatacttttttcttaaccaagaacgtggaatcaaaatttccggaaaactcaatttttaaatcccaaaatgtttttgtattgcaTCGTCCGATcttaaaacagatttcagttttaaattaagattaataaaagcttctttgatgctttatgattaatatcaaattattggtcagaaaagagttattataaaaagacttgaTAGCCTTTCTGGCCCCTagtttgaggggtcagcccctccttcttgatatcaaataaaaggtatcgctaatataaacatattttgttctacaagtgttcacgaattgtAAACCATTATTGAGATATTTAAACAACTGTTTTTTAAGGGCCGACCCTAaaaccccttaccggggccactaacaacaacatttttggtatcatattgttaagaacattattttgatcaacttttgttctacattgcttttcaaaatatttctcctttttcagatattaatgatcaaaattttgaatgatggccccttgaaacccttaattacgtaatgtATGACTTacgtatgatactgtatagataaacagttgtacaatgaacatttttgcttctataattaataacaaattattattcagtaaagagttattgtacgAAGATTTTAGACCCCCcttgacccctaatttgaggggccacctcctttttcttgatataaaataaaaaggctttttaatataaacatacaagtgttcacgaaattTTAACCGTTCTtaagatatctgtacaaatgtgttttaggggccggccctttATCTCCTAATTGGgatcataaacaaaaacatttaaggtagcatattgtatagaacatttttttgagcaacttttgttctgcaatgcttttcaaaatatttctcctttttcatatattaatgatcaaagtttatCATTCAGTAAAGaattattgtaagaagacattaCAGCCCCtttggtccctaatttgagggaccagcccctttttcttgatttcaaatgaaggCCCGTGCAAAtagaaacaacttttgcattacatattttaacaaaatatgtacacatcgaaaggtattacagaaaaCGTGCAAAAAGTTCGTtgaaaaatttggtgctaaatTTCAGGTTCAGCGAGCTTtgaggccttgagcaattttcataattggaagcatgggggtacatctacagatattcatctacaatccctgaaaatttcaagcttctatcttgattagtttcggaggagatggatggacaaaatgacccttaaaaatttacaaaatcgtaaatatctgaaaccggaagtgacgtcaacaaaaaatgtaagaaaaaacaTTTATCCCCTCTGATGTCCTATAAGTCCTGAAAATTTGGTGCAAATCGGGCGAATAGTTTTCGtgaaataaagctttaaagaaggcagaaaaagaatgttaagaataataataatagaaagaaacagtagaaaaacaagagggtcttccgtcgaaaacggaagaccctaaataataaagaaaaagaaaccgtagaataacaagagggtcttccgttggaaacggaagaccctaattaccATTCTGCCATTAATACAATCAGAAGGGAAAACTGGTCACTTtaagttcaggtgagctaaaactgATTACTCCTCATTAAAGCAATGTAAGAAGCATTGTTAATGTTTACGGTTCGCAACCGTAGTTTATCGATTTTAATACGTATTTCTTTCTTTGGCAATGGTTAATAGGTACTGTTAGgttcagacgacacgttccttaaaaaaatgataattattttttcaaattttcaacggcctgataatatataaactaaaattataattatctattatcatttttgaaatgatttaagttttaaaaatattttatatttatgccAACAAATTTTATATCAGCAACTCAAGTGTATTTTCATAAAGATTATACAGGGAATCGCATTCTCTAGTATCTTACacaaatgcctggtaaggtacccttaatttttgcaagaaagcttgtcaaagttgAAGTAAATCAATAACATATTcctggaaaaaaatatataaattgaggaacgtgtcgtctgacctttaaaaaatgtacaaccCGCAATTTAGATCAATGCAATTATTCAACAATAGTAATCCAAATAGATTGTGGTGTCTTGTTTGTATAGCtattattgttcttttttacttacttttgtAATCCATTTCCCAAGCTAAATCATTGCACACTTCAGGAGTGACTTTGGTTTGTATGGCAACAAGAAACTTTATATTGTCCTGTAAAATGTGTATAGTTTCGATTTCAGTTCTAGGAAAGCAGTTGTTGACGAATTTCTGAAAACCTCAATTCAACTTTAGTTTCGATTTTAATTCCTGGATTTAAAAGGCAAAGTTAATCGTggtatggtggcatatttctggAACTTTTTTATCATCTCCCTTACTTGCTTCTCCTTGTTTTTGTACGTAAACTATAGTTAGATTTACCTGTGATGGTTCAGTgcgttgattaaataaatagtgttcaatagaaatgataaataacACCCCCCTCCCGAAGTTAATATCACACATAAATATTAAGTTATATATATCACATATCAGCTGCATTACTGATCGAGTCATgactctctctatatatattaatacgttttcaaaaaacataaaaaaggaTAAACCGGGTACGATATTGCaacatttacataaaaagatTAACAGTCCTACACTTTTACCATTTTGTTCACAGCAGAAGGTAAGTTCAAATTTAGGTAATATTTATATGTGTAAATGTAAACGAACAAGTAttgatttacatgttttaaaccCTTTAAAAGTTAAGTACATCTTTTCTGTTAGGGGTTTTCTAATAAtagtatattttataattttgatctAAACGACAATATAGGGATGATAAGCAAATAATAATGTTTACATAGTTCTTTGTCAATCTACGTAGTTGAATTTTTACTAATAATAGGCttctggtttaaaaaaaatgcaggtCAAATAAGCAAGTGAGTGTGGGGGTGCAGGGGTTGGGGTGggtggaggagggggggggggggtaaaggaGGACAACCTCATTGAGCAggatttatatacatttttttaacactaGAAAGTGGTTGTAATTGGTTATATAGTGTTCTTGGcttcatttattttagttttgatgcaaaaaaaaagaacatttctaGACTGGGATATTGTTATTCGTTTTGTctttttagtaatttttatcGTTTATAGATGAAACCATTAGTGTAATTAGATGAGATGGGGAGAAGGAGACGACGGTCGTTTAATTATGTGTACAGGTCAAAACGAAGAAGAGAAAGGAGTCCTTTTAAATGCCTAGAGTATATACAAAAAACTAGTCATACAAATAGCAATGAATGGCGACACAATCATCACAACAGTGGTGACACTTGGATTGGAAATGTTGGTTGGGCAACCGAGGAAAGGGAGGAGTTGTTATGGATGTGGACTCCAAGCAACCTTCAAAAAGTTGATAATACTCTCGAAAAAGAGAAATTAGACAATAGTGACATAAAATGGGTTATCCAAAGTTTAACGTCTGAAATTGACAACGAGCTGGAACAAGTTTGTTCAGTTATTACAAAACATGACTTTTTCCGAAGATCTGATGTATTCGGAAATGTTGTAGAGAGTATTAACTCAGATCATCAGGATATAGATGACTGGTTAAAAGACCTCGTAAAATTGGTTGTGTCGGTCTCAAAGCAAAGTAATATCAAAACAGTGTACACTAAAACAATTTTAGGACTTTTTTCCTCCCTTCTTTTGCCAACAAAATGCAGTAATGACCCTTTAATCGAAGATGAGATAGGCAATGCCTTTGAGAATCTGAAAGTCAGAGAATGGTATGAAGATCTTCAAGATGACAGCCCTTCAAAGATACACGTACCCGGTCCCCTAAGAGCAATATTGCATACTTTGATAACTTGGCTAATATTACCAACATCTGAAATGGTTGACAAAGATGAACACCCTCCTCTGTGGCCACGCGACTTGCGTGCTCCATATCGGGGGCCTGTTCATTATTTAATAGAACAGTTCAGTCTATTTCTGGAAGATTTCATTGCTCCTCTACGTAGAGGAATAAAAAACTATATGAACTACGTACGATCGCAAGGAATGCAAAGCTcatttaaagatgaaaatattcGAGTATATAGAAGAGTCCGCCTGCTTGATAACAAATGTATCCATGGGTCAGGCGTGTGTCTTGAAGTACAGTTTGATACCAATACAATGAAGAGAGTGCGCTGGGATTCCTGTAATTTTTTACAGTACGGGAATGTAGTTTGTTTAACCTACGATGATTGCCCAGAATTAGTCTATGCATTGATCGCTAATCGGGATGTACAACAACTTAAAGATGGAAAGATTTTCCTGAAAGTACTCAATGAAAACCCGCAAAGTCTCGGTAGACTAAGAAGGAAACAACAATCTCGACTCGTGATGATTGAaagcaaatcattttttatgGTATACAATCGCACACTTGAGTCATTTCAAAATATGGCTTTAAGAATGctagaaaataatgaaaacattcCATTTGCTAGGTATTTGGTAGATCTAAACACTGACGTTAGGGAACCATTATACACTCGGGAAAAGAACTTTGAATCAACAGGAGTTGACTTTAACTGCCTGGTTAAAATCAAGAAAGGCACATCAAAACAGTATAAAAAAATACCAATACTGGATGTGGAGAAATGGCCAACAAGAGAGGAAATGGGTCTCAATGAGGATCAATACAACGCACTCAAGAAATGTTTGACGAAGAAAATCGGTATTCTCCAAGGTCCCCCTGGCACAGGAAAAACTTGGATGGGTGTGCGGATTGTGGAATTTTTATTAAGCAACTTCAGGAATTTGTTTACGAATGAAGAAAGCCGGCCAATTTTATTGCTCAGTTATACAAACCATGCACTTgatcaattttttgaaaagttgttgGAACTAGAAAGTATTCAACGTATGCTGGCAGGAATGTCTCGTTTTAAAATACCTTTTGTGAGAGTAGGAGGGCGGTGTGAAAATGAAAAGGTTAAGGAATATTCATTAAATGtacaaagaaagaaaataaaatattggagCGACAATAGAGCGGAAATGCAAAAATCTCTCAAATCTGTCAAGTTTATTGACACACTTCTTAGTTTCCTACAAGAAGGAATTATATCGGCCGATTTCCTAAAATCTGAGGAAATAATATTGTCGGACCACTACTCTTCCTTAATACAAGTTCAGTCCGTATTTCCTCCTAACAATGCTAATGATAGTTTACTTGCATGGTTATTTGAAAACGGAGTTGACTACAACCAGACAAACGAGACACCAACAACCAACAAGACAGAACTAACGGAAGATGACTTGTTTTTACAGGAATCTGAAAGAAGAATCTTAGACGACGATGACAAAAGTAAAGTCGacgaaaatgaaattttaaaggaaatttccCCCTTATTTCTTCTCTCTAGCATAAATTCTCCGCCTAATTATCTGCTCGATAATATTCAAAGTAATTATGTTGCCATATTAAACTTCGTTCGTAAAATGCTTAGCAATCCCGATGATTGTATTTCGGATGAAATGATGAGGGGAGTCGATGACGTCTGGGATTTGTGTCATAAAGAACGTTGGAGACTTTACAAATTTTGGATTCGAgatatttctttcaaattttcaaatcgtAGAAATAGGCTTGTAATATTATTTGATGATTACAGCAAAGCTGTTGAAAATGAGCGGTTTAAACAAGATTTGGGCATTCTAACTTCATGCTACATGGTGGGTATGACAACCACTGGTGCTGCAACAAATATGAATCTTCTGAGAGAAATACAACCACGTATTGTTGTTGTAGAGGAAGCAGCACAAGTTCACGAACAACACATTATTGGATGTCTGACTAAAGAATTGCAACATCTCATTTTGATAGGCGACCACCAGCAACTCCGTCCAGCAATGAacaattatgatttaaaacGATCTCATAAAACAGATGTTTCATTGATGGAGAGGTTGGTGATGAATAAGTTCCCCTTTCACTGTTTGACTTATCAACATAGAATGAGACCTGAGATCTCCCGAATGCTGACTCCAGCCATTTACCCAACACTCAAAAACCATTCGTCCGTCTTATCGTACCAAAATATCAAAGGTATGAAACATAACATATTTTGTGTCAatcatcaaaattttgagaatCAATCGGAATTTTCTACAAGTTATACAAATGATTTTGAGGCTGATATGATAGCTCAGCTTTACAAATACTTAATATTGCAAGGATATTCCAATGCAGATATCACCATTTTATCTGCATATAATGACCAAGTTAGAAAGATCAGAAGGAAAGTGACTGAAATTTCGAAAACAATTAGAGTAAGTGAGAGAAGGTTGGAATCAAGAGTTCATATCACAGCGGTTGACAATTTTCAGGGAGAAGAAAATAGAATAATTCTGCTTTCACTTGTAAGAAGCAATTTGGAATGGAAATTAGGTCATCTAGGTGATCCTCAAAGAATTTGTGTTTCTTTGTCAAGAGCAAAAGAAGGATTATATATATTTGGAAATTTTGAAATGATTGATAATCGCAAAAATATG
This portion of the Magallana gigas chromosome 7, xbMagGiga1.1, whole genome shotgun sequence genome encodes:
- the LOC117684474 gene encoding NFX1-type zinc finger-containing protein 1 → MGRRRRRSFNYVYRSKRRRERSPFKCLEYIQKTSHTNSNEWRHNHHNSGDTWIGNVGWATEEREELLWMWTPSNLQKVDNTLEKEKLDNSDIKWVIQSLTSEIDNELEQVCSVITKHDFFRRSDVFGNVVESINSDHQDIDDWLKDLVKLVVSVSKQSNIKTVYTKTILGLFSSLLLPTKCSNDPLIEDEIGNAFENLKVREWYEDLQDDSPSKIHVPGPLRAILHTLITWLILPTSEMVDKDEHPPLWPRDLRAPYRGPVHYLIEQFSLFLEDFIAPLRRGIKNYMNYVRSQGMQSSFKDENIRVYRRVRLLDNKCIHGSGVCLEVQFDTNTMKRVRWDSCNFLQYGNVVCLTYDDCPELVYALIANRDVQQLKDGKIFLKVLNENPQSLGRLRRKQQSRLVMIESKSFFMVYNRTLESFQNMALRMLENNENIPFARYLVDLNTDVREPLYTREKNFESTGVDFNCLVKIKKGTSKQYKKIPILDVEKWPTREEMGLNEDQYNALKKCLTKKIGILQGPPGTGKTWMGVRIVEFLLSNFRNLFTNEESRPILLLSYTNHALDQFFEKLLELESIQRMLAGMSRFKIPFVRVGGRCENEKVKEYSLNVQRKKIKYWSDNRAEMQKSLKSVKFIDTLLSFLQEGIISADFLKSEEIILSDHYSSLIQVQSVFPPNNANDSLLAWLFENGVDYNQTNETPTTNKTELTEDDLFLQESERRILDDDDKSKVDENEILKEISPLFLLSSINSPPNYLLDNIQSNYVAILNFVRKMLSNPDDCISDEMMRGVDDVWDLCHKERWRLYKFWIRDISFKFSNRRNRLVILFDDYSKAVENERFKQDLGILTSCYMVGMTTTGAATNMNLLREIQPRIVVVEEAAQVHEQHIIGCLTKELQHLILIGDHQQLRPAMNNYDLKRSHKTDVSLMERLVMNKFPFHCLTYQHRMRPEISRMLTPAIYPTLKNHSSVLSYQNIKGMKHNIFCVNHQNFENQSEFSTSYTNDFEADMIAQLYKYLILQGYSNADITILSAYNDQVRKIRRKVTEISKTIRVSERRLESRVHITAVDNFQGEENRIILLSLVRSNLEWKLGHLGDPQRICVSLSRAKEGLYIFGNFEMIDNRKNMLWMEIIKTAKEIGVFGENISLVCQNHPKTITKVSTPQDFGKVPDGGCTELCATQLQCGHVCERQCHGDDSIHNLLCQKPCLKIVCESNHPCPKKCHEECGKCMTKVMKKFDICKHEVEVPCFVDPASTPCPVKCTKTRSCGHPCTLKCGQSCDKLPCTERCLEILCDSGHPCPKKCHEECGKCMTKVMKRFDSCGHELKVHCYLDLASISCPVKCTRTRQCGHLCTLKCGQSCDQVPCMETCLKMVCDSKHPCPKKCHEDCGKCSKMVTKKYSNCGHENEIPCWMDPAFVPCKAECSKKLQCGHPCTSKCGQSCDDDLCKVMIQNMHPQCRHITIIKCYKKDEYICRKKCTEILECGHPCQGNCHACSNGRLHVPCKEKCTRTLVCGHACSDFCWNPCPPCSKRCERGCVHKRNGCSHLCKNLCEPCEEMSNWICYDECENEFRGSEKCHKDYVRPPCNKRCKKSLICKPNHRCIGLCGENCPSICKRCDKKKLTNILRAKSVDDSLVVQLIDCGHIFKVDTMDEYMRLYPEHFILDEKMALKTCLECSTPIRSSGRYKNVINQTYSDIVEVNRKCKVETNNLFLKQYKIQRNVLDKDMPLKERIACCRNRYVRAVCKRVLNKLCRRYKAILAMDEQYNIREITKTYNVIFDWIFHHSNVTFVHEELEQLNDEVERFSMYIDLVLLKHVWEIILPQTEKDLIQYHLLKLRCPDGDTFNRGDVVSAQAVFDKIREKHCLWMPVRERRMSFKDVVCGKRGNWYKCSKGHIYLSEVGGSVDDPRCPDCLSPKEDGLPLHEEEMEVA